Proteins encoded in a region of the Triticum dicoccoides isolate Atlit2015 ecotype Zavitan chromosome 3A, WEW_v2.0, whole genome shotgun sequence genome:
- the LOC119266546 gene encoding E3 ubiquitin-protein ligase SINA-like 5, protein MQDVTMMGMEVFNCLACYLPLRPPIYQCSVGHFICCSCHDKLPAEERKCSTCSAAISQRCYGMERVVDGILLPCKHGCKKKIAYHHRAEHESNQCRNRPYVCPVSGCRFSGTNAQLLDHFTARHKWKTKRFVYSVAFDLQVQPGYHLLRGGDGRVFLLNMAPPESLGHAVSLVSVKPIARGHVIRCSVGFSRFSGHYQVTWLELGSLSRSDGMLAECFFVVPKVSNGGVMLNITIDDGKLYEEDHDDDNYKDWEDEEVTYD, encoded by the exons ATGCAGGATGTCACCATGATGGGGATGGAGGTCTTCAACTGCCTCGCCTGCTATCTACCCCTCAGACCTCCGATATACCAG TGTTCCGTGGGGCATTTCATCTGCTGCTCTTGCCATGACAAGCTTCCGGCGGAGGAGAGGAAGTGCAGCACCTGCTCCGCCGCCATCTCCCAGCGCTGCTACGGCATGGAGCGCGTCGTGGACGGCATCCTCCTTCCCTGCAAGCACGGGTGCAAGAAGAAGATCGCCTACCACCACAGGGCGGAGCACGAGAGCAATCAGTGCCGCAACCGGCCGTATGTGTGCCCGGTCTCCGGCTGCCGCTTCTCTGGGACCAACGCGCAGCTCCTGGACCATTTCACCGCCCGTCACAAGTGGAAGACGAAAAGGTTCGTATACTCTGTGGCGTTCGATCTCCAGGTCCAGCCAGGCTATCATCTCCTCCGTGGCGGCGACGGCCGCGTCTTTTTGCTCAACATGGCGCCCCCGGAGTCGCTTGGTCATGCAGTCTCCCTCGTCTCCGTCAAGCCGATCGCTCGGGGACACGTGATCCGGTGCTCCGTTGGTTTCTCGCGCTTCTCTGGCCACTACCAGGTTACATGGCTGGAACTCGGGAGCTTGTCCAGGTCTGATGGGATGCTGGCCGAGTGCTTCTTCGTCGTGCCCAAGGTGTCCAATGGAGGTGTGATGCTCAACATCACCATAGATGACGGCAAGCTGTACGAGGAGGACCATGACGACGACAACTACAAGGACTGGGAGGACGAGGAGGTTACATATGATTGA